Proteins found in one Planococcus citri chromosome 2, ihPlaCitr1.1, whole genome shotgun sequence genomic segment:
- the LOC135835152 gene encoding endocuticle structural glycoprotein SgAbd-1-like, translating to MMRSVAAVLLFGLAVVLAQAPTSPKPDTVIVKKIYGTPPAGLVRGGFYPGAYPGYQQPYPYQGQYNQYYQQGYYNQYRGQYPGYYPGFVGPSAAPVYASPAPVYASPAPFPVTPAPFAKSPVPQVQYSGKTGVPDKDARIVQEDREVNFDGTFKYSYQTDNGIAVTAEGSLKPPQADSEGPIQVIQGSYTLYTPEGVPVQISYIADEQGYRASGDAIPTLAPEAAAAIAKSIAEGAGAPQKK from the exons ATGATGCGCTCA GTAGCTGCCGTACTCCTCTTCGGATTAGCCGTCGTACTCGCCCAAGCCCCAACGTCACCGAAACCAGACACCGTTATCGTGAAGAAAATCTACGGTACTCCCCCAGCTGGATTAGTTAGAGGAGGTTTCTACCCAGGAGCATACCCAGGATACCAACAACCATACCCATACCAAGGCCAATACAACCAATACTACCAACAAGGCTACTACAACCAATACCGTGGTCAATACCCCGGATACTACCCAGGTTTTGTAGGGCCATCTGCCGCTCCAGTATACGCTTCCCCAGCTCCAGTCTACGCTTCGCCAGCTCCATTCCCAGTTACCCCAGCTCCTTTCGCTAAATCTCCAGTCCCACAAGTCCAATACTCTGGCAAAACCGGAGTCCCAGACAAAGATGCCCGTATTGTACAAGAAGACCGTGAAGTCAACTTCGACGGAACtttcaaatactc ttacCAAACCGACAACGGTATCGCCGTAACCGCCGAAGGTTCGCTTAAACCACCCCAGGCTGACAGCGAAGGACCAATCCAAGTCATCCAAGGATCTTACACTTTATACACCCCAGAAGGTGTCCCAGTACAAATCTCCTACATTGCTGACGAACAAGGATACAGAGCATCCGGTGACGCTATCCCAACCTTAGCCCCAGAAGCCGCTGCTGCCATCGCTAAGTCCATCGCCGAAGGCGCCGGTGCCCCACAAAAGAAATAA